A window of Halogeometricum sp. S1BR25-6 genomic DNA:
GACTGCCGAGCGGTGGCGCTCGACGCTCGAACCGCTGACGCGGACGGTGCGCTCGCTCGTCGGGTCGGAGTTCCTGACGCAGGAGCGGCCGTTCAGAGTGGGGACGCACGGCAACTCCGCGTTCGCCCTCCACTGCGTCCACGACTACGCGCGGACGACGGGCGACGACTCCGTGCAGAGTGCCGTCGCCGAGACGGCGGAGGCGTTCTTCGGTGGGGACGAGGACTACCCCGTCGAGTACGAACCGCTCGGCTGGGACTTCCTGTCGCCGGCGCTGACCGAGGCGGACCTGATGCGACGCGTGTACGACCGAGCGGAGTTCCGGGCGTGGGCCGACCGATTCTTCCCCGACGTGACGACGGCGCCGTACGACGCGCTCCTCGAACCCGCACGCGTCGGCTCCGACCCCGAGGAGGGGGTCGCGCTCCACCTCGTCGGTCTGAACGTCTCGAAGGCGTGGGCGCTGGCGGGCGTCGCGGACGCCCTCGGTGACCACCCCTACGCCGACCCGTTCGAAGAGAGCGCGCATCGACACGCCGAACTGGGAGTCGAACAGGCGTTCACCGACGACTACGCGGGGTCCCACTGGCTCTCGTCGTTCGTCTGCTACCTTCTGACGAGGAACGACGGCGGAATCGCGCCCGCGCGAACGCCGTCCGGCAGTTGAGGACGCCGTCTCGCCCTCGCGCGGCCGAATCGCCTCGAACCGACCCCGCCGCCCGCCGCGCGTCGTCCACTAAACTAGACAAATCATTTATGGTATATGTTCTTGAAGGGAGAGCACGAACGAACCGAGCGCACCGGGGCGGGTCGAACGGCCGTCGGACTCCTCGCGGAAGAGAACGGGGGTACGGGAGTCGCCGCCCGGTCCGCTCGGCTCGCACCGTCTCAGCAGAACGATGGCATTCACTCGCACGACAGCCGTATCCGCGGTCGGCATCGCACTCCTTCCCGCAGGCCTCCGTCACCGAACGGACGGGGACCGTCCGACTGTCCCCCTCGGGACGACTCACGGAGACGAGGGGGAAAACAGATGAACGCACCGTCGGCCGCGTCCGGGGCCGAGGTGCCGATTCGCGTCCTCCACGTCGACGACGAACCCGACTTCGCCGGACTGACCGCCGCGTTCCTCGAACGCGAGTCCGAGGGGACGACCGTCGAGACGGCGACGACCGCCGCCGAGGGACTACGACTGCTCGCCGAGGAGCGCTTCGACTGCGTCGTCTCCGACTACAACTTGGCAGAGACCGACGGCTTGGCGTTCTTCGAGTCGGTGCGCGACGCGGGCGTCGACGTTCCCTTCATCCTGTTCACGGGTCGCGGGAGTGAGGAAATCGCCAGCGAGGCGATTTCGACCGGCGTCTCGGACTACCTCCAGAAGGAGACCGGAACCGGACAGTACGCCGTGCTGGCCAACCGGATTCGGAACGCCGTCGACCAGCACCGCTCGCGAACCGCGCTGGAGACCAGTCAGAAGCGACTGGCCCTCTTCGTCGAGCAGTCCCCGCTCGGCGTGTTGGAGTACGACGAGAACTTCCGAATCGTCGCCATCAACGGGGCCGCCGCGGAGATACTCGGCTACACCGAGGACGAACTGCGCGGGCACACCTGGGAGAAAATCGTCGCGGACGCCAGCTACGAGAGCGTCGACGCGGTCACGTCCGCGCTGATGAAGTCCGAAGGCGGCTACTACAGCGTCGACGAGAACGTGCGCAAGAACGGCGAACGCATCGTCTGCGAGTGGCACAACCGCGTCGTCACCGACGAGCACGGCGAAATGGTCGCCGTCTTCTCGCAGTTCCGGGACATCTCCGAGCGACATCGGCGCGAAGAGCGCCTCCGGCGCACCACGGCCAGACTCGAAGCGCTGTTCGAGAACTCGCCGGACATGATAAACATCCACGACCAGGAGGGAGTGATCACCGAGGCGAACCCCGAACTGTGCGCGAAAACCGGCTACGACGCGGACGAACTCGTCGGCACGAGCGTCTGGGACCTCGACGACGACATCCACCCGGACGAGGCGCAGGCGCTCTGGGCGAACATGACGGCGGGCGACCGGTCTAAACTGGAGGGGTCGTACCGCCGTCGGGACGGGTCGTCGTTCCCCGTCGAGGTGCACATCAGGCGCCTCGCGCTGAACGGCGAGGACCGCTTTCTCGTCATCAGCCGCGATATCTCCGAGCGAGTCGAGCGCGAGCGCCGTCTCGAGGAGACGACGAACCGCTATCGGACCTTAGTCGAGAACGTCCCCGACGGCGGCGTCTTCCTGTTCGACAAGGACCTGCGATACACGCTGGTCGGCGGGGAGGAACTGCGCAGCATCGGAGTGTCGGCCGACGACTTCCTCGGTAAGGGGCCGCACGACCTGTTTCCGGCGGCCCTCGCGGACGAACTGGAACACTACTACCAGGAAGCGCTCGCGGGGAACGACCACACCTTCGAGCAGCGGCTCGACGGGGAGGAGTACCGGATACGGACGCTCCCGATACGTGGCGACGACGGCGTCGACGCGGGCATGGCGATGTCGCAGAACGTCACCGAGCAGCGACAGCAGGAACGGAAGCTCAGACAACAGAAAGAGAGCTTAGCGGAGTTCGCGAGCGTCGTCTCCCACGACCTCAGGAACCCGCTGAACGTCGCCGAGGGCCACCTCGAACTGATTGACACGGACGACGCCGACAGCCTCGACGCGGTGCGGCGCGCGCACCGGCGGATGCGGACGCTCATCGAGGACGTGCTGACGCTCGCGCGGGAGGGAGCGGCCGTCGAGAGCCTCGACGACGTCGAACTCGCCGCGGCCGTCGAGGCGAGTTGGCTGAACGTCGAGACGGGCGAGGCGTCGCTCGCCGTCGACACCGACCGCGCGATTCGGGCCGACGAGAGCCGGCTTCGACAGCTATTCGAGAACCTGTTTCGGAACGCTGTCGAGCACGGCGCTCGACAGGCCTCCGGTCGCTCCGCTCCCGGAGACAGCGTGGAACACAGTTCCACGAGCAGTCGGGCGACGCCCGACGACGCTGTCGAGCATAGCTCTACGGGCGATTCGACGGCGTCGGATGAGGCCGTGACGGTCACGGTCGGCGCGCTTCCGGACGGGTTCTTCGTCGCCGACGACGGCCCCGGAATCCCCGCGGAGTCGCGCGAGTCGGTGTTCGAGGCCGGGTACTCGACGTCGCGGGACGGCACGGGGTTTGGGCTCCGCATCGTCGAGCAGATAGCCGAGGCGCACGGCTGGTCGGTGGCGCTGACCGAAAGCGAGACCGGCGGCGCGCGCTTCGAGTTCTCCGGCGTCGCCCCCGCGGCCGAGTAGCCGACCGTCGCCGGACCGGTTCGCGGATTCTTCGGAAAACCCTCGAAAACCCTCGCTGCTCCGGGTTCGTTCCATGCCGTTCCCCGTTACCGCGTCAGTTCCGCGAGCATGGCGTCCAGTCGGTCCGCGGACTCGTGTTGGGACTCCATGACGGCGACGATGTCGCTGATGGCCTCCTCTATCTCCGCGGCGTCGTCGCTGACGTCTTCGACCGTGACGACGACGCTCTCGACCGATTCGGCCTGGTCGTCGCTCGCCGTCGAGAGTTCGCTCACGCCTTCGACCGCCTCGTCCATCGCGTCGGCCGCTTCGCGGAGCGACGCGACGGTGTCGTCGATGGCCGCGTCGGCGCGCCCGACGTCTTCGTGGGTCGTCTCGACCAACCGCGCCGTCTCGTTCGCGCGCGACTGCACGCGTTCGATGCGCTCTGTGACCTGTTCGGTGTGCGTCTGCGTCTCGTTGGCGAGCGATTTGACCTCCCCGGCGACGACGGCGAACCCGGACCCCGCCTCGCCGGCGCGGGCCGCCTCGATGTTCGCGTTCAGCGCGAGGATGTTCGTCCGCTCGGCTATCTCGGAGATGAGAGAGACCACCTCACTTATCTCCGTCATGTCGGCTTCGAGGGCGTGAACCGTCTCCAAGAGTTCGTCGCTGCGCGCTGTGACCTCGTCCGTGACAGACCGTGTCTCGGCGGTCGAATCGAGCGAGGAGTCGACGTTGACGCGCGCCCGGTCGGCCCCCGCCTCGACTTCGGTCGAACTCGCCGCCACCTCCTCCATCGTGGCGCTGAACGCCGCCAGGTCGTCCCGAGCCGTCTCCAGCGCGAGTCGCTGTTCGGTCACGCGGCTGTCGATGTGGTGCGCGGCGTCGTTCGCCGTCGTCGCCGCGCCGCTCACATCCGCGGCGTGCCCCTCGACGTTCGCGACCAGCGACTCGAAGCGCTCCAGCGTCCGGTTCACCTCGCCGACGATATCGAGCAGCCCGTCTTCGAGGAGGTCCGCGTCGCCCTCGTACTCCACGCGAGCGTCGAGCGCCCCGGTTGCAGCGTTCCGAAGTGTCGCCGTCACCTCCGTCACGAGCGATTGCAGCGCCTCGCGCCGCCGGAGTTCTTCGGTCCGGTCTTGGATGACTTCGAGGACGCCCAGCAGTTCGCCGTCGGGGCCGCCGTCGAACAGCGGCATCACCTGGAACCGGATGTCGACGTCGCTTCCGGCCGCCGTGCGCAGGCGGCTCTCGCGCTCGTAGACGTGGTAGCTCGTGTACGGGCTGTCGAGCCGGTTCACACCGTACTCCTCCGCGGCGTTGCGCGGGGCGAGAAGCACCTTGTCGGCGAACGAGAGGGAATCCTCGTCGTCGCCGACGACGATGGTCTCCCGGCTGTCGGACCCGAGCGCGTCCTCGGGAGCGATTCCGAGAAGCGTCTCCATCCCGTCGCTCCATCCGACGACCGTGTGGTCGGTGTCGAGGACGAACGCCGGCATCGGGAGCGCGTCGAGCACTTGCCCTACGCCGGTAACCCGTTCCAGCGCGCCCTCGCCGCCGCCCGCCGGACGCATCGCAGCCGCAACTCCCGCGGACAGTATCTCTAACATCGAGTATATCATCGGATTATGAAACAAAAGCCTACCCGCCCGAGTACCGGATTTGATACCCGACCTGGTTAGTCGAGAGACTTCTGCATCTCGACGTGCGGGATTCCGGCGTCCTCGAACTCCTCGCCGACGGCGCGGTAGCCGAGCGACCCGTAGAACTCCCGGACGCGGACCTGCGCGTGGAGTTTCACGCGGGAGAACCCGGCCGCGTACGCCTCGTCCTCGGCGGCGTTCATCACGCGTTCGCCCCACCCTTCGCCGCGTCGGTCCTCGGCGACGACGACGCGTTCGATCTTCGCCGTCTCCTCGTCGTACGGGCGGACCCGCGCCGCGCCGACGACGACGCCGTCGTCGTAGGCGACGAGGTGCGTCGCCTCGGCGTCGGGTTCGTCGTGTTCGTCCCACTCCAACTCCTCGTCGACGCCCTGTTCGTCCACGAACACGTCGAAGCGGACGGCGAAGGCGTCTTCGCGTTCCTCGTCGGTCCGGACGACGGACACGCCCGTGCGCACCTCGTCGTCCGCCGTCGCGTTCGCATCCGCGTCCGAATCCGCGTCGCCGTCTGCGTTCCGGTCGGTCATGTCCTCTCGCACGCCCGCCCGGGGACTGAGCGTTTCGGTGCAGTCCGGCCCCGACCGTGAAACGACCCCGACGGCCCGCCTCCGCTCACCGAAGCGACTCCAACTCCGTGTTCCCGCAGTAGACACATTCGTACACCCGATGCGGCTGTCGGGCGTACTCTTCGTTCTCCTCGCGGACGTAGTCGTGTGCGTCGGTCTCCGCCACGGTGACGCTCACCTCGTGTTCCCGGTCGCCGCCGCACTCCGAACAGTGTCTGATTGTCTCCCCCTCCTCTTCGTCGACGCGCCGGTGCGGCTTCGACATACGTGTCGACACTCCGTCTCGTACAATATCGTTTTTGGCTGCTGTTGTGAGTCTCCTCACACAACGATTATCAGAATGATGAAAAATTATTACTTCGCTCCCGACCCTCGGCGGGGAATCTCGCCGGCGTCCGACGTCGCACCCTCGTCGGTCGAACGTGCGGCTTTTCATCCGCGGCCGTGAAGGCGGGGGTATGGACCCGAAGCGGGAGTTGACGAGCGTGGACCTCAGCGCTCTCGTCACCGAACTGAACCGGTACGAGGGGGCGAAGGTCGACAAGGCCTATCTCTACGGCGACGACCTGCTTCGCCTGCGGATGCGCGATTTCGACCGCGGCCGCGTCGAACTCATCCTCGAAGTCGGCGACGTCAAGCGGGCGCACGCCGCCAAACCCGAGCACGTGCCCGACGCGCCCGGGCGGCCGCCGAACTTCGCGATGATGCTCCGCAACCGCCTCAGCGGCGCGGACTTCGCGGGCGTCGAGCAGTACGAGTTCGACCGCATCCTCACGTTCTCGTTCGAACGCGACGACGAGGACACCGACATCGTGGTCGAACTGTTCGGAGAGGGCAACATCGCCGTCCTCGACGAGACGGGCGAAGTCGTCCGCAGTCTGGAGACCGTCCGGCTGAAGTCCCGGACCGTCGCCCCCGGCGCGCAGTACGAGTTCCCCGCCTCGCGCCTGCACCCCTTCACCGTGAGTTACGAGGGGTTCAAGCGCCGGATGGAGGACTCCGACACCGACGTGGTGCGGACGCTGGCGACGCAGGTGAACCTCGGCGGCCTGTACGCCGAGGAGTTCTGCACCCGCGCGGGCGTCGAGAAGACGATGGACATCGAGGAGGCCGGCGGCGAGGAGTTCCGCGCCGTCTACGACGCCATCCAGTCGTTCCGCGACCGCCTGAAGTCCGGCGACTTCGACCCGCGCGTCTACGAGGAGGACGACGCCGTCGTCGACGCGACGCCGTTCCCCCTCGAAGAACACGAGGCGGAGGGGCTGAACAGCGAGTCCCACGACACGTTCAACGACGCGTTGGACGCGTACTTCTTCCGTCTCGACCGCTCCGCGGAGGACGACCCCGAGGAGGAACCGGGGTCGAATCGCCCGGACTTCGAAGAGGAGATAGAGAAGAAAAAACGCATCATCCAACAACAGGAGGGCGCCATCGAGGGCTTCGAGGAGCAGGCCGAAGAGGAACGCGAACGCGCCGAACTGCTGTACGCCCACTACGACCTGGTGGACGAGGTGCTCACGACGGTCCGGGACGCCCGCAAGGAGGACGTCCCGTGGGACGACATCCGGGAGACGCTCGAAGACGGCGCCGAACGGGGCATCCCGGCGGCCGAAGCCGTCGTCGACGTCGACGGAGCGGAGGGCACTGTCACCGTCGAACTCGACGGCACGCGCGTCGAAGTCGTCGTCGACACGGGCGTCGAGAAGAACGCCGACCGACTGTATACGGAGGCAAAGCGCGTCGAAGGGAAGAAGGAGGGCGCCCTCGCCGCCATCGAGGACACCCGCGAGGAACTGGCGGAGGCCAAGCGCCGCCGCGACGAGTGGGAGGCCGACGACGAGGACGACGACGAAGAGGAGGAACCCGAGGACATCGACTGGTTGTCCCGTTCGTCCATCCCCTTGCGTACCGAAGAGCACTGGTTCGAGCGGTTCCGCTGGTTCCACACCTCCGACGGCTACCTCGTCATCGGCGGGCGAAACGCCGACCAGAACGAGGAGATAGTGAAGAAGTATCTGAACAAACACGACCTGTTCTTCCACACGCAGGCGCACGGCGGCCCCGTTACCGTCGTGAAGGCGACGGGTCCCTCCGAACCCTCCGAGGCGGTGGAGTTCCCCGAGTCGACGAAGCGCGAGGCGGCGCAGTTCGCCGTCTCCTACGCCTCCGTCTGGAAGGACGGGCGGCACGCCGGCGAGGCGTACATGGTGACGCCCGACCAGGTGTCGAAGACGCCCGAGTCCGGCGAGTACTTGGAGAAAGGTTCGTTCGTGGTCCGCGGCGACCGGACGTACTTCCGAGACGTGGAGGCGAAAGTGACCGTCGGCGTGCAGTGCGAAGGGGAGACGCGCGTCCTCGGCGGACCGCCGTCGGCCGTCGAGGACCGCTTAGAGGCGAGCGTAACCCTCCAACCCGGTCGCTACGCGCAGAACGACGCGGCGAAGATGGTGTACCGCCGCTTCAAAGAGATGTTCGCCGACCAGTCGTTCCTCCGCAAGGTGGCGAGTCCGGACAAAATCCAGGAGTTCCTACCGCCGGGCGGCAGCGAGATACTATAGTAGCGTCTGCAAGTCATCACACACTCGACCGCACGACGGCGGGCGGTCGGATGAGTACACAGTTGCAGACGCTACTATAGACGACTCACCGTCCGCGGCGTGCACTCCGAAGGGTTCCGACCGGACCGAACCCTCGCGCCCACTGGCCACAAAGACTATAACGTTCAACTAACCGGACAGAACTATAATATATATTTATCTCTCGAAACAGCGTTAGTCTATCCGAGCGTACCACTCCGTCCACCCGACGGAACGACGGCCCGGGAGACAGTCCCGGTGTGACGGTCGGCCGCACGCAGCGGTAAACTGGGGGCAGGAGAACGCTCGTGATACACCATGATTAGCGAATCACTCAACTACTTACGAAACGACGAGGAGGGCTGGGTTCGGACCGTCCTCATCGGCGGCGTCCTGAGCCTGCTCGGCGTCCTCGTCGTCCCCACGATTCTGGTCGCCGGCTACCTCGTCCGCGTCGTCCGCGCGACGATGCACGGCGACGAGCGACCCCCGGCGTTCGACGAGTGGGGTGACATGGCCGTCGACGGTCTGAAGGCCACGGTCATCGCCTTCGCGTACGCCCTCGTGCCCATGATCGTCGCCGGCGTCCTCGTCGCCGGGAGCCTCTTCACCCTCTTCTTGGGACAGGGCTCCAACGGCGCGAGCATCCTCGGTGGCCTCGGCTTCCTCGTCGGACTGCTGGCCTCGTTGGTGCTCGGTCTCCTCGCCGCGTACGTCATCCCCGCGGCGGTGGCGAACTTCGTCGAGACCGACCGGATGGGCAAGGCGTTCTCCGTGAGCGACCTGCGCCCCGTGCTCACCTCGGGTAAGTACTTCACGGCGTGGATCAGCGGCTTCGCCGTCATCGTCGTCGCCGGTATCGTGGGTGGCGTGCTGAACGCCATCCCCGTCCTCGGACTGATCGCCAGCGGGTTCCTCGGCTTCTACGCCGCGGTCGCCGCCTACTACATGATCGGTCA
This region includes:
- a CDS encoding DUF4013 domain-containing protein — encoded protein: MISESLNYLRNDEEGWVRTVLIGGVLSLLGVLVVPTILVAGYLVRVVRATMHGDERPPAFDEWGDMAVDGLKATVIAFAYALVPMIVAGVLVAGSLFTLFLGQGSNGASILGGLGFLVGLLASLVLGLLAAYVIPAAVANFVETDRMGKAFSVSDLRPVLTSGKYFTAWISGFAVIVVAGIVGGVLNAIPVLGLIASGFLGFYAAVAAYYMIGHAWGDLRNIEIREMGEQPDEQAVI
- a CDS encoding GNAT family N-acetyltransferase gives rise to the protein MTDRNADGDADSDADANATADDEVRTGVSVVRTDEEREDAFAVRFDVFVDEQGVDEELEWDEHDEPDAEATHLVAYDDGVVVGAARVRPYDEETAKIERVVVAEDRRGEGWGERVMNAAEDEAYAAGFSRVKLHAQVRVREFYGSLGYRAVGEEFEDAGIPHVEMQKSLD
- the rqcH gene encoding ribosome rescue protein RqcH — translated: MDPKRELTSVDLSALVTELNRYEGAKVDKAYLYGDDLLRLRMRDFDRGRVELILEVGDVKRAHAAKPEHVPDAPGRPPNFAMMLRNRLSGADFAGVEQYEFDRILTFSFERDDEDTDIVVELFGEGNIAVLDETGEVVRSLETVRLKSRTVAPGAQYEFPASRLHPFTVSYEGFKRRMEDSDTDVVRTLATQVNLGGLYAEEFCTRAGVEKTMDIEEAGGEEFRAVYDAIQSFRDRLKSGDFDPRVYEEDDAVVDATPFPLEEHEAEGLNSESHDTFNDALDAYFFRLDRSAEDDPEEEPGSNRPDFEEEIEKKKRIIQQQEGAIEGFEEQAEEERERAELLYAHYDLVDEVLTTVRDARKEDVPWDDIRETLEDGAERGIPAAEAVVDVDGAEGTVTVELDGTRVEVVVDTGVEKNADRLYTEAKRVEGKKEGALAAIEDTREELAEAKRRRDEWEADDEDDDEEEEPEDIDWLSRSSIPLRTEEHWFERFRWFHTSDGYLVIGGRNADQNEEIVKKYLNKHDLFFHTQAHGGPVTVVKATGPSEPSEAVEFPESTKREAAQFAVSYASVWKDGRHAGEAYMVTPDQVSKTPESGEYLEKGSFVVRGDRTYFRDVEAKVTVGVQCEGETRVLGGPPSAVEDRLEASVTLQPGRYAQNDAAKMVYRRFKEMFADQSFLRKVASPDKIQEFLPPGGSEIL
- a CDS encoding DUF2891 domain-containing protein, with amino-acid sequence MDDSIDADRVRSGRSDRFGPETWRRLARQPLDAVDTEFPHHVRQVDSPDGGPRPRERHPVFYGCYDWHSSVHSHWALVRQLRLAGTHPNRADIVESVDARLTPENVRREVEYLEANPAFEKPYGWAWLLHLDAELSLWDEETAERWRSTLEPLTRTVRSLVGSEFLTQERPFRVGTHGNSAFALHCVHDYARTTGDDSVQSAVAETAEAFFGGDEDYPVEYEPLGWDFLSPALTEADLMRRVYDRAEFRAWADRFFPDVTTAPYDALLEPARVGSDPEEGVALHLVGLNVSKAWALAGVADALGDHPYADPFEESAHRHAELGVEQAFTDDYAGSHWLSSFVCYLLTRNDGGIAPARTPSGS
- a CDS encoding PAS domain S-box protein yields the protein MNAPSAASGAEVPIRVLHVDDEPDFAGLTAAFLERESEGTTVETATTAAEGLRLLAEERFDCVVSDYNLAETDGLAFFESVRDAGVDVPFILFTGRGSEEIASEAISTGVSDYLQKETGTGQYAVLANRIRNAVDQHRSRTALETSQKRLALFVEQSPLGVLEYDENFRIVAINGAAAEILGYTEDELRGHTWEKIVADASYESVDAVTSALMKSEGGYYSVDENVRKNGERIVCEWHNRVVTDEHGEMVAVFSQFRDISERHRREERLRRTTARLEALFENSPDMINIHDQEGVITEANPELCAKTGYDADELVGTSVWDLDDDIHPDEAQALWANMTAGDRSKLEGSYRRRDGSSFPVEVHIRRLALNGEDRFLVISRDISERVERERRLEETTNRYRTLVENVPDGGVFLFDKDLRYTLVGGEELRSIGVSADDFLGKGPHDLFPAALADELEHYYQEALAGNDHTFEQRLDGEEYRIRTLPIRGDDGVDAGMAMSQNVTEQRQQERKLRQQKESLAEFASVVSHDLRNPLNVAEGHLELIDTDDADSLDAVRRAHRRMRTLIEDVLTLAREGAAVESLDDVELAAAVEASWLNVETGEASLAVDTDRAIRADESRLRQLFENLFRNAVEHGARQASGRSAPGDSVEHSSTSSRATPDDAVEHSSTGDSTASDEAVTVTVGALPDGFFVADDGPGIPAESRESVFEAGYSTSRDGTGFGLRIVEQIAEAHGWSVALTESETGGARFEFSGVAPAAE
- a CDS encoding methyl-accepting chemotaxis protein, which gives rise to MLEILSAGVAAAMRPAGGGEGALERVTGVGQVLDALPMPAFVLDTDHTVVGWSDGMETLLGIAPEDALGSDSRETIVVGDDEDSLSFADKVLLAPRNAAEEYGVNRLDSPYTSYHVYERESRLRTAAGSDVDIRFQVMPLFDGGPDGELLGVLEVIQDRTEELRRREALQSLVTEVTATLRNAATGALDARVEYEGDADLLEDGLLDIVGEVNRTLERFESLVANVEGHAADVSGAATTANDAAHHIDSRVTEQRLALETARDDLAAFSATMEEVAASSTEVEAGADRARVNVDSSLDSTAETRSVTDEVTARSDELLETVHALEADMTEISEVVSLISEIAERTNILALNANIEAARAGEAGSGFAVVAGEVKSLANETQTHTEQVTERIERVQSRANETARLVETTHEDVGRADAAIDDTVASLREAADAMDEAVEGVSELSTASDDQAESVESVVVTVEDVSDDAAEIEEAISDIVAVMESQHESADRLDAMLAELTR